From one Gossypium hirsutum isolate 1008001.06 chromosome D08, Gossypium_hirsutum_v2.1, whole genome shotgun sequence genomic stretch:
- the LOC107929341 gene encoding heat shock 22 kDa protein, mitochondrial — protein MAYSTALRRVPVSTLFSKLANLSPARTVSVAFPTVARSFNTNAQLTKFNDEDRSVDVQRQSDRSVSRRRDSPRFFSDVFDPFSPTRSLSQVLNLMDQFTDHPLLSTPSLSSRKGWDMREDNNALYIRIEMPGLSKEDVKISVEQNTLIIRGEGGKDWEGEEEEEEGGGRRYSSRLDLPPTMYKVDEIKAEMKNGVLKVVVPKVKEDERKDVYQVTVE, from the exons ATGGCATATTCGACTGCTTTAAGAAGAGTCCCTGTATCGACTCTGTTTTCGAAGCTGGCCAATCTTTCACCAGCACGTACCGTTTCAGTGGCTTTTCCCACCGTGGCTCGCTCCTTCAATACCAATGCTCAGCTCACCAAATTCAACGACGAGGATCGCTCCGTCGACGTTCAGCGCCAATCTGATCGCTCTGTCTCTCGCCGTCGCGATTCTCCCCGTTTCTTCTCTG ATGTATTTGATCCATTTTCACCAACAAGAAGCCTGAGCCAAGTCCTGAACCTAATGGATCAATTCACGGACCATCCATTGCTGTCAACTCCGAGTTTGTCGTCAAGGAAAGGGTGGGACATGAGGGAGGACAACAATGCTCTTTATATCCGGATTGAAATGCCGGGGCTTAGCAAGGAGGATGTTAAGATCTCGGTGGAACAGAACACACTCATCATCCGAGGAGAAGGGGGTAAAGATTGGGagggtgaagaagaagaagaagaggggggAGGGAGACGGTACTCGAGCAGGCTTGACCTACCCCCCACCATGTATAAGGTGGATGAGATAAAGGCTGAGATGAAAAATGGGGTGTTGAAAGTGGTTGTGCCTAAAGTGAAGGAGGATGAGAGGAAGGATGTGTATCAAGTCACCGTTGAGTAG